The following coding sequences lie in one Arachis stenosperma cultivar V10309 chromosome 5, arast.V10309.gnm1.PFL2, whole genome shotgun sequence genomic window:
- the LOC130981616 gene encoding trihelix transcription factor GT-3b-like → MFAGENARAARLAMVAPPQPQMLNPATSSVISGEISPTTAGREERVPAQPQWSQQETREFIAIRAELERDFTASKRNKTLWEVVSSKMRERGFRRSPEQCKCKWKNLVNRYKGKETSDPEHSRQCPFFEELHAVFTERARNMQRLLLESEARSAQTKKGVKRSSGERSSEEYSEDDEEVEDDSEEEKPSRSNARKRKVDKTDKSSKANNPSNTFSNTASSIQEMLNEFFQQQLRMEMQWREMMDRRAQERQLFEQEWRHTMEKLERERLMIEQTWREREEQRRMREESRAERRDALLTTLLNKLIHESN, encoded by the exons ATGTTCGCTGGCGAGAACGCCCGAGCGGCTCGCCTGGCCATGGTGGCGCCGCCGCAGCCGCAGATGTTGAACCCGGCGACATCGTCGGTGATTTCCGGCGAGATATCGCCGACGACGGCAGGGAGAGAGGAGAGGGTTCCGGCACAGCCGCAGTGGAGCCAGCAGGAGACGAGAGAGTTCATAGCCATACGCGCGGAGCTTGAGAGGGACTTCACTGCATCGAAGCGGAACAAGACGCTTTGGGAGGTTGTGAGCTCCAAGATGAGGGAGAGAGGCTTCAGGAGGAGCCCCGAACAGTGCAAATGCAAGTGGAAGAACCTCGTTAATCGCTATAAG GGAAAAGAGACATCTGATCCAGAGCATAGTAGGCAATGTCCATTTTTCGAAGAATTGCATGCAGTATTTACTGAAAGAGCACGTAATATGCAACGACTGCTTCTTGAATCTGAGGCTCGTTCAGCTCAAACAAAGAAAGGGGTGAAAAGGTCAAGTGGAGAACGGTCCTCGGAAGAGTACTCTGAAGATGACGAGGAGGTAGAAGATGACAGTGAAGAGGAGAAGCCTTCTAGAAGCAATGCTCGTAAAAGGAAAGTTGACAAAACTGATAAGTCTTCAAAGGCAAACAATCCATCAAATACTTTCAGTAATACTGCTAGTAGTATTCAGGAAATGCTCAATGAATTTTTCCAGCAGCAGCTAAGGATGGAGATGCAATGGAGGGAAATGATGGATAGGCGTGCCCAAGAAAGACAGCTTTTTGAGCAGGAATGGAGGCACACAATGGAGAAACTTGAAAGGGAGAGATTAATGATTGAACAGACATGGAGGGAGCGGGAAGAACAGAGGAGAATGAGGGAAGAGAGCCGGGCAGAGAGGAGGGATGCTTTGTTGACAACTCTTTTGAACAAACTCATACATGAATCTAACTAA
- the LOC130979714 gene encoding cytochrome P450 89A9-like, with the protein MGFCFYLLASISIYIIFQAFLSIIRNKRLPPSPPTIPFLGNIFWLLKSSRNFADLEPVLRSLRSKYGDIVTIYIGSKPSIFITSHEAAHRALVKSGNVFASRPMALETIQIFFPNQYSVTTSPYGPIWRMLRQNFMQVVQPSRLKSYSICRKCALSEFKKHVLNDIEVGNKMVPIQDYINYTMYVLLSYMCFGERFDEETVKNIQRVQYNVIHNFIRFNVLNFVPMLNKIMFRGLWNEVMEIRHNRTCMLLPIIKARHEKIKANKVGGESLQFEAYVDTLFDMKIPECGNMLTDEELVSLCSEFILGGTDTTATTWLWAMANIIKWQDIQEKLFDEIKKVVKSEEDIEEEHLKRMPYLEAVVLETLRRHPPGHFILPRAVIEDTIMDGYVIPKDAIVNFLVAEIGWDPNVWEDPMEFKPERFLRYGKGGDKFDIKGFREIKMMPFGAGRRICPAIDMAILHLKYFVANLVRDFKWTLEDGCEVDMSEKQTFTVVMKNPLRPCVSLRFA; encoded by the coding sequence aTGGGCTTTTGTTTCTATCTCCTAGCTTCAATAAGTATCTACATTATTTTCCAAGCATTTCTGAGTATCATTCGAAACAAAAGACTTCCACCAAGCCCTCCAACCATACCTTTCTTAGGTAACATTTTTTGGCTTCTCAAATCATCAAGGAACTTTGCTGATCTTGAACCTGTTCTTCGTTCCTTGCGTTCCAAGTATGGTGACATTGTCACCATTTACATTGGTTCAAAACCTTCCATTTTCATAACATCCCATGAAGCTGCTCATCGAGCACTTGTTAAATCCGGCAATGTCTTTGCAAGTCGTCCCATGGCTCTTGAAACCATTCAAATCTTCTTCCCAAACCAATACAGTGTTACCACTTCCCCTTATGGTCCAATTTGGAGAATGTTGCGCCAGAATTTCATGCAAGTGGTTCAACCTTCTCGCTTGAAATCATACTCTATTTGTCGTAAGTGTGCACTAAGTGAATTCAAGAAACATGTTTTAAATGATATTGAAGTTGGTAACAAAATGGTGCCAATTCAGGATTATATTAACTATACAATGTATGTTCTGCTATCGTATATGTGTTTTGGAGAGAGATTTGATGAGGAAACCGTCAAGAATATTCAAAGAGTGCAATACAATGTCATTCATAATTTCATTAGGTTTAATGTTCTGAATTTTGTACCAATGTTGAACAAGATTATGTTTAGAGGACTATGGAATGAAGTCATGGAAATTCGTCACAATAGAACATGCATGTTGCTCCCAATCATAAAAGCACGCCATGAGAAAATCAAAGCCAATAAGGTTGGTGGTGAATCATTACAATTTGAGGCTTATGTTGATACTCTCTTTGATATGAAAATCCCAGAATGTGGGAACATGTTAACTGATGAAGAGTTGGTGAGTTTGTGCTCTGAGTTTATACTTGGCGGCACCGACACAACGGCTACAACATGGTTATGGGCAATGGCCAACATAATCAAGTGGCAAGACATACAAGAGAAGTTGTTTGATGAGATTAAGAAAGTTGTCAAGTCTGAGGAAGATATTGAAGAGGAACATCTTAAAAGGATGCCTTATTTAGAGGCTGTGGTGTTAGAGACATTGAGAAGACATCCACCAGGTCATTTTATATTGCCAAGGGCAGTGATAGAAGACACTATTATGGATGGTTATGTGATACCCAAAGATGCAATTGTTAATTTTCTTGTTGCTGAAATAGGGTGGGATCCAAATGTGTGGGAGGATCCAATGGAGTTTAAGCCTGAAAGGTTTTTGAGGTATGGTAAAGGAGGGGATAAATTTGACATAAAAGGGTTTAGAGAGATTAAGATGATGCCTTTTGGTGCTGGGAGAAGAATTTGTCCTGCCATTGATATGGCAATACTTCACCTTAAGTACTTTGTGGCAAATTTGGTAAGGGATTTTAAATGGACACTTGAAGATGGGTGTGAAGTTGACATGAGTGAAAAACAGACATTTACTGTTGTGATGAAGAACCCATTGAGACCATGTGTGTCTCTAAGATTCGCTTAA
- the LOC130981649 gene encoding LRR receptor-like serine/threonine-protein kinase FEI 2: MNSIAMGICLMKRQWPWLLCVLLLHIMMKKYEAISPDGEVLNNFRLSVASSDGVLLQWRPEDPDPCKWNGVKCDPKTKRVTHLILSRHKLSGSISPDLGKLEHLRVLALHSNNFYGTIPSELGNCTELQGIFLQGNYLSGVIPSEIGNLSQLQNLDISSNSLSGNIPASLGRLYNLKYFNVSTNFLVGPIPADGVLANFTGSSFVGNRGLCGVQLNSTCKADGSPGTNIQSNSSDQNQNGKKKYSGRLLISASATVGALLLVALMCFWGCFLYKKFGKTDKISLAMDVSGGASIVMFHGDLPYSSKDIIKKLETLNEEHIIGIGGFGTVYKLAMDDGNVFALKRIVKLNEGFDRFFERELEILGSIKHRHLVNLRGYCNSPTSKLLIYDYLPGGSLDEALHERSEQLDWDSRLNIIMGAAKGLAYLHHDCSPRIIHRDIKSSNILLDGNLDARVSDFGLAKLLEDEESHITTIVAGTFGYLAPEYMQSGRATEKTDVYSFGVLTLEVLSGKRPTDASFIEKGLNIVGWLNFLITENRRREIVDPHCEGIQVESLDALLSVAIQCISSSPEDRPTMHRVVQLLESEVLTPCPSDFYDSE; this comes from the exons ATGAACAGCATTGCTATGGGCATTTGTCTGATGAAACGGCAATGGCCATGGCTTCTTTGTGTTCTGCTGCTACACATTATGATGAAAAAATACGAAGCAATCAGTCCTGATg GTGAGGTTCTTAACAACTTCAGGCTATCAGTTGCTAGCTCAGATGGCGTCCTCTTACAATGGAGACCCGAGGATCCTGATCCATGTAAATGGAATGGAGTGAAGTGCGATCCCAAGACCAAAAGAGTTACACATCT GATTCTATCTCGCCATAAGTTGAGTGGGTCTATATCTCCTGACCTTGGGAAGCTAGAGCATTTAAGGGTTCT CGCTCTTCACAGCAACAACTTCTATGGCACAATTCCATCAGAATTGGGAAACTGCACTGAATTGCAGGGAAT CTTTTTACAGGGTAATTACCTTAGTGGAGTGATTCCAAGTGAAATAGGAAATCTCTCACAGCTCCAAAATTT GGACATATCAAGCAACTCGCTTAGTGGGAATATCCCAGCATCACTTGGGAGGTTGTATAATCTCAAATATTT TAATGTATCTACCAATTTTCTGGTTGGGCCAATACCTGCTGACGGTGTCCTTGCCAATTTTACTGGAAGCTC CTTTGTTGGAAATCGTGGTTTGTGTGGGGTTCAACTCAATTCAACATGTAAAGCTGATGGTTCGCCTGGGACAAATATTCAATCTAATTCTTCAG ACCAAAATcaaaatggaaagaagaaaTATTCTGGCAGGCTGCTCATCAGTGCATCAGCAACTGTGGGTGCACTACTTTTGGTGGCACTTATGTGCTTCTGGGGTTGTTTTCTTTATAAGAAATTTGGTAAAACTGACAAAATAAGTCTTGCAATGGATGTTAGTGGAG GTGCATCAATTGTCATGTTCCATGGTGACCTACCGTATTCTTCGAAAGACATTATTAAGAAACTTGAAACTTTAAATGAGGAACACATAATAGGGATAGGGGGGTTTGGAACTGTTTACAAGCTTGCAATGGATGATGGGAATGTATTTGCCTTGAAAAGAATAGTAAAGTTGAATGAGGGCTTTGACCGGTTTTTTGAGAGGGAGCTTGAAATTCTTGGTAGCATCAAACACCGTCATCTAGTGAACTTACGTGGATATTGCAATTCACCTACATCAAAGTTGTTAATATATGACTACCTACCTGGTGGTAGTCTTGACGAAGCTCTTCATG AAAGATCCGAGCAACTAGACTGGGATTCACGCTTGAATATAATTATGGGAGCTGCAAAAGGGCTTGCCTACTTGCATCATGATTGTTCACCTAGGATCATACATCGAGACATAAAATCAAGTAACATTTTGCTTGATGGAAATTTGGATGCCCGAGTCTCTGATTTTGGACTAGCCAAACTTTTGGAGGATGAAGAATCCCACATCACCACGATTGTTGCTGGAACGTTTGGTTATCTAGCTCCTG AGTATATGCAAAGTGGTAGAGCAACTGAGAAGACTGATGTCTATAGTTTTGGTGTGTTGACACTTGAAGTGCTAAGTGGAAAGCGGCCGACAGACGCTTCATTCATTGAAAAGGGTCTCAATATTGTTGGCTGG CTGAATTTTCTTATTACTGAAAATAGGCGGAGGGAAATAGTTGATCCGCATTGCGAAGGGATACAGGTTGAGAGCCTTGACGCCTTGCTCTCTGTGGCTATTCAATGCATTTCGTCGAGTCCAGAGGATCGACCAACGATGCACCGAGTTGTACAGTTGCTTGAATCGGAGGTCTTGACTCCATGCCCAAGTGATTTCTATGACTCCGAGTAG
- the LOC130983035 gene encoding putative F-box protein At5g55150, whose amino-acid sequence MAEIDRWSNLHPDLLYQITEHLYSYDDYIRLRLVCKEWNSKLSSIPNHKRNPWLLLPGTTHDSSLSHVLEKEQIYHVMLPDFDINDNLIRGSCHGWLITVVISKGAIRMLNPFTKTHMDLPPISTFPDVVRYHPDRHGNEYVRLDLRDDEIYTLDAISFHKYEIQKIVISSPPDSEDFMAVAIYGECGQLAVCKLNDKRWTHIPTEQISTLFQDVIFFQDKIYTVDKHTNLYEFDKKVIMDELGKKPRPQLVPLLTSIGGICEAPPPAKLARCFLANPHIAREIIYTTQTTNWCCTLQANPACKIWAS is encoded by the exons ATGGCAGAAATTGATCGATGGTCGAACCTTCATCCTGATCTTCTATATCAAATCACAGAGCATCTGTATTCCTACGATGATTACATTCGACTTCGATTGGTTTGTAAGGAATGGAACTCCAAACTTTCAAGCATTCCAAATCATAAAAGAAACCCGTGGCTGTTGTTACCTGGCACTACTCACGACTCTTCTTTGAGCCATGTTCTTGAAAAGGAGCAGATCTACCATGTTATGTTGCCCGATTTTGATATTAATGACAACCTAATTCGTGGTTCTTGTCATGGATGGTTAATTACTGTTGTGATATCCAAGGGAGCAATACGAATGTTGAATCCTTTTACTAAGACTCACATGGATCTTCCTCCAATTTCAACTTTTCCAGATGTGGTTCGTTATCATCCTGACCGGCACGGGAATGAATACGTTCGGCTGGATCTTCGTGACGATGAGATCTATACTCTTGACGCCATTAGTTTTCATAAGTATGAGATTCAGAAGATTGTGATATCCTCCCCTCCTGACAGTGAGGATTTCATGGCAGTGGCTATATATGGAGAGTGCGGCCAGTTGGCCGTTTGTAAACTGAATGACAAGAGATGGACACATATTCCAACTGAACAGATATCGACATTGTTTCAAGATGTCATATTTTTCCAAGACAAGATATACACCGTAGACAAGCATACAAATCTGTATGAGTTTGATAAGAAGGTCATTATGGACGAACTAGGGAAGAAGCCCCGGCCTCAACTAGTACCGCTACTGACCTCCATTGGAGGAATATGTGAAGCTCCGCCTCCTGCGAAATTGGCCAG ATGTTTCCTGGCAAATCCCCATATTGCAAGGGAAATCATATATACTACACAGACAACCAACTGGTGTTGCACACTCCAGGCGAACCCAGCCTGCAAGATATGGGCATCTTAA
- the LOC130979717 gene encoding uncharacterized protein LOC130979717: MASGGNSASSYRQRVIRGSGDGSASSASGGPKFEIARGENPRCHCGAYAIVVESGTDKNPKRPLFGCPYYRENFSHCEFFIWFDKIFSHEMQDSQHNVVLEERVKKLKDLVDELEKKTKNISMNLNILATVPELVAATVFREILGI; encoded by the exons ATGGCAAGTGGAGGGAATTCAGCAAGTTCTTATCGTCAACGAGTTATTAGAGGTAGCGGAGATGGTAGTGCTAGCAGTGCTTCAGGTGGCCCCAAATTTGAAATTGCAAGAGGGGAGAATCCAAGATGCCACTGTGGAGCTTATGCCATTGTTGTGGAATCTGGAACAGATAAGAACCCAAAAAGACCTTTATTTGGTTGTCCTTATTATAGG GAGAATTTTTCACACTGTGAATTTTTTATATGGTTTGACAAAATTTTTTCCCATGAAATGCAAGATAGCCAGCATAATGTTGTACTGGAAGAGAGGGTGAAGAAGTTGAAAGATTTGGTAGATGAATTAGAGAAGAAGACTAAGAATATAA GCATGAACTTGAATATTCTGGCAACAGTTCCAGAGCTTGTAGCAGCAACTGTTTTCAGAGAGATTCTTGGTATCTGA